The following are from one region of the Biomphalaria glabrata chromosome 4, xgBioGlab47.1, whole genome shotgun sequence genome:
- the LOC106077577 gene encoding uncharacterized protein LOC106077577 isoform X4, producing the protein MDQISNIAELCGSMSTSLARSLYYNPRMAANRLLENWLSRNFKGEIVGSWCKKISGVKDWIVCSYCKTMVNITPGYESLRKHALTQKHIKKKKKISTLKAAKKHTHLESIRRDPTLSWCRQIYGLKNMVLCLYCRKALPSDDLTCLRGHALSDRHQLRTKLLEHKSLRVKPKVTVKPRYHPTAPVCDEVKYSLCLEAFPNQLSSLSCNGLNSSSDVKQADKLSEECKESMSSYTSCYVPLIPLSVQEWTPIAPRSSSCLAQPRIKQGSSLPEVFMCFYCHREFTSTSDLQAHLFICQDMRKCWKPPQQPSDVYIEPSVDAFMASVRLLPKETALAMTRERSTKECESIDLEDDSPHPQSLPWTPKRLLSHLSHDGSNLHTPVKRRPSLSSYQARTECFKTPEKGNESAPSPQFAGAKSLYSIDLTSTLGCLVRKQVKGDPKLHVLSDVESHCLTTVEKRQPSFYCNLRQRPVNFPLTFKEHSSKYCHQYKFNRRQKSEFIAYVNTGLNKASRHLLRSMKRCSVKLNPLTKADLHKWMPSRNNVKVVLKPLTIEEIHFWTKPKSNNQIQASFKYVQPEALFPKGFSLKAPALTQVLGLQTKSRQGQRKSNYIFVDSMSERDINKSVLLKSLLSDAETENVPTTVSPIVPRETGYVPSGSSLQIPVAQPSKQCGGSQGKMFYLPDITNLNVDRDKVKTRLCFEPFNSLGNPNTIPRDHFKIKQLSKSTISLNTLPRSSDSLKTISRPCHLNTFTRSSDHFLTLPSGSPNSSATFGHSNVQKSMKNTAMYSGVKDVCIRIAPEGEMIHPINTTPDRNVKSGKAFQANKLKRTKHSPDKAFQANKLKRCTKHSPDKALQCPSIPSPFQIKISCHRDNELPPQYTSTLVCKLYDAVFPKISKPVMCSPLFQDTLSMIKPPSC; encoded by the exons AATGGCGGCAAATAGACTACTGGAGAATTGGCTATCCAGAAACTTCAAGGGGGAGATAGTTGGATCTTGGTGTAAAAAAATAAGTGGAGTAAAAGACTGGATAGTTTGTTCCTATTGTAAGACCATGGTAAACATTACACCTGGCTATGAATCATTGCGGAAGCATGCTCTCACACAAAAGCatatcaagaaaaagaaaaaaatatcaacattaaaag ctgccaAGAAACACACACATCTAGAAAGTATTAGAAGAGACCCAACATTGTCCTGGTGTCGACAGATCTATGGCTTAAAGAATATGGTTCTTTGCCTTTACTGTCGCAAAGCACTTCCATCTGATGATCTTACTTGTCTCAGGGGACATGCTCTATCAGACAGACATCAGCTAAGAACAAAACTACTGGAGCACAAATCACTGA GAGTGAAGCCTAAGGTAACTGTCAAGCCAAGGTACCATCCGACTGCTCCAGTATGTGATGAAGTCAAGTATTCTCTGTGTTTGGAAGCATTTCCTAACCAACTCTCAAGTCTAAGTTGTAATGGATTAAACTCTTCATCAG ATGTGAAGCAGGCTGACAAACTAAGTGAGGAGTGTAAGGAATCCATGAGCTCTTATACAAGTTGTTATGTCCCTTTGATTCCACTCTCTGTGCAAGAGTGGACTCCA ATTGCACCCAGATCTTCCAGTTGTTTAGCTCAACCAAGGATTAAACAAGGTA GTTCTCTTCCAGAAGTCTTCATGTGTTTTTACTGTCATCGGGAGTTTACTTCTACCTCTGACCTTCAGGCCCACTTATTTATCTGTCAAGACATGAGAAAATGCTGGAAACCTCCCCAGCAACCATCGGACGTTTACATTGAGCCTTCTGTAGATGCCTTCATGGCCTCCGTCAGACTTCTGCCTAAAGAGACAGCTTTGGCTATGACCAGAGAGAGGAGCACAAAAGAGTGCGAAAGCATTGACCTGGAGGATGACTCACCCCATCCGCAAAGTTTGCCCTGGACACCCAAACGTTTGTTGTCCCACCTGAGCCACGACGGAAGCAATCTCCACACCCCAGTCAAGAGGAGACCATCTCTGTCCTCTTATCAAGCTCGAACTGAATGCTTCAAAACTCCAGAGAAGGGGAATGAGAGTGCACCAAGTCCTCAGTTCGCTGGGGCTAAATCTCTGTACAGCATTGACCTGACTTCAACTCTGGGTTGTTTGGTCAGGAAGCAGGTGAAAGGAGACCCTAAGCTGCATGTGCTTTCAGATGTAGAGAGCCATTGCTTGACCACTGTAGAGAAAAGACAGCCTTCATTCTATTGCAATCTGCGCCAGAGACCTGTCAACTTTCCTTTGACCTTTAAAGAACATTCTTCAAAATACTGTCATCAGTATAAATTCAATAGGAGGCAAAAGTCAGAGTTCATTGCCTATGTAAATACTGGACTTAACAAAGCGAGCAGGCACTTGTTAAGGTCAATGAAAAGGTGCAGTGTAAAACTGAACCCCTTGACAAAGGCTGACTTACATAAGTGGATGCCATCAAGGAACAATGTCAAAGTGGTTCTGAAACCACTTACCATTGAAGAAATTCATTTCTGGACTAAGCCAAAATCTAACAACCAAATACAGGCATCTTTTAAATATGTCCAACCAGAAGCCCTGTTTCCAAAGGGATTCAGTTTAAAGGCTCCAGCCTTAACACAGGTATTGGGTTTACAAACCAAAAGCAGACAAGGACAGAGAAAGTCCAACTACATATTTGTAGACAGTATGTCAGAGAGGGACATTAATAAGAGTGTGTTACTTAAAAGTTTACTATCTGATGCAGAGACTGAAAATGTTCCCACAACTGTATCGCCCATAGTACCCAGAGAAACAGGTTATGTACCAAGTGGTTCTTCATTACAGATTCCTGTAGCTCAACCTTCAAAGCAGTGTGGTGGCTCCCAGGGCAAAATGTTCTACTTACCTGATATAACAAATCTAAATGTTGACCGTGATAAAGTGAAAACTCGCCTCTGTTTTGAGCCATTCAATTCATTGGGTAACCCAAATACTATTCCTAGGGATCATTTCAAAATCAAGCAGTTGTCGAAATCTACAATTAGCTTAAATACATTACCTAGATCTTCAGATAGTCTCAAAACTATTTCCAGACCTTGTCATCTCAATACTTTTACAAGATCTTCAGATCACTTTTTAACCTTACCTTCAGGCAGCCCCAATTCATCAGCAACTTTTGGTCATTCCAATGTTCAAAAGTCCATGAAGAATACAGCAATGTATTCTGGTGTCAAGGATGTTTGTATTAGAATAGCTCCTGAAGGAGAAATGATTCATCCTATCAACACAACCCCTGACAGAAATGTCAAAAGTGGCAAGGCTTTTCAAGCCAACAAATTAAAACGTACCAAACATTCGCCTGACAAGGCTTTTCAAGCCAACAAATTAAAACGTTGTACCAAACATTCGCCTGACAAG GCTCTTCAATGTCCCAGCATCCCTTCACCTTTTCAGATCAAAATAAGCTGCCACAGAGATAACGAGCTTCCCCCACAATATACTTCAACCTTAGTTTGCAAACTCTATGATGCAGTTTTCCCCAAGATATCTAAACCTGTTATGTGCAGCCCTCTGTTTCAAGATACACTAAGCATGATAAAACCTCCATCTTGCTGA
- the LOC106077577 gene encoding uncharacterized protein LOC106077577 isoform X3: MDQISNIAELCGSMSTSLARSLYYNPRMAANRLLENWLSRNFKGEIVGSWCKKISGVKDWIVCSYCKTMVNITPGYESLRKHALTQKHIKKKKKISTLKAAKKHTHLESIRRDPTLSWCRQIYGLKNMVLCLYCRKALPSDDLTCLRGHALSDRHQLRTKLLEHKSLRVKPKVTVKPRYHPTAPVCDEVKYSLCLEAFPNQLSSLSCNGLNSSSDVKQADKLSEECKESMSSYTSCYVPLIPLSVQEWTPIAPRSSSCLAQPRIKQGSSLPEVFMCFYCHREFTSTSDLQAHLFICQDMRKCWKPPQQPSDVYIEPSVDAFMASVRLLPKETALAMTRERSTKECESIDLEDDSPHPQSLPWTPKRLLSHLSHDGSNLHTPVKRRPSLSSYQARTECFKTPEKGNESAPSPQFAGAKSLYSIDLTSTLGCLVRKQVKGDPKLHVLSDVESHCLTTVEKRQPSFYCNLRQRPVNFPLTFKEHSSKYCHQYKFNRRQKSEFIAYVNTGLNKASRHLLRSMKRCSVKLNPLTKADLHKWMPSRNNVKVVLKPLTIEEIHFWTKPKSNNQIQASFKYVQPEALFPKGFSLKAPALTQVLGLQTKSRQGQRKSNYIFVDSMSERDINKSVLLKSLLSDAETENVPTTVSPIVPRETGYVPSGSSLQIPVAQPSKQCGGSQGKMFYLPDITNLNVDRDKVKTRLCFEPFNSLGNPNTIPRDHFKIKQLSKSTISLNTLPRSSDSLKTISRPCHLNTFTRSSDHFLTLPSGSPNSSATFGHSNVQKSMKNTAMYSGVKDVCIRIAPEGEMIHPINTTPDRNVKSGKAFQANKLKRCTKHSPDKALQANKLKRTKHSPDKALQCPSIPSPFQIKISCHRDNELPPQYTSTLVCKLYDAVFPKISKPVMCSPLFQDTLSMIKPPSC, translated from the exons AATGGCGGCAAATAGACTACTGGAGAATTGGCTATCCAGAAACTTCAAGGGGGAGATAGTTGGATCTTGGTGTAAAAAAATAAGTGGAGTAAAAGACTGGATAGTTTGTTCCTATTGTAAGACCATGGTAAACATTACACCTGGCTATGAATCATTGCGGAAGCATGCTCTCACACAAAAGCatatcaagaaaaagaaaaaaatatcaacattaaaag ctgccaAGAAACACACACATCTAGAAAGTATTAGAAGAGACCCAACATTGTCCTGGTGTCGACAGATCTATGGCTTAAAGAATATGGTTCTTTGCCTTTACTGTCGCAAAGCACTTCCATCTGATGATCTTACTTGTCTCAGGGGACATGCTCTATCAGACAGACATCAGCTAAGAACAAAACTACTGGAGCACAAATCACTGA GAGTGAAGCCTAAGGTAACTGTCAAGCCAAGGTACCATCCGACTGCTCCAGTATGTGATGAAGTCAAGTATTCTCTGTGTTTGGAAGCATTTCCTAACCAACTCTCAAGTCTAAGTTGTAATGGATTAAACTCTTCATCAG ATGTGAAGCAGGCTGACAAACTAAGTGAGGAGTGTAAGGAATCCATGAGCTCTTATACAAGTTGTTATGTCCCTTTGATTCCACTCTCTGTGCAAGAGTGGACTCCA ATTGCACCCAGATCTTCCAGTTGTTTAGCTCAACCAAGGATTAAACAAGGTA GTTCTCTTCCAGAAGTCTTCATGTGTTTTTACTGTCATCGGGAGTTTACTTCTACCTCTGACCTTCAGGCCCACTTATTTATCTGTCAAGACATGAGAAAATGCTGGAAACCTCCCCAGCAACCATCGGACGTTTACATTGAGCCTTCTGTAGATGCCTTCATGGCCTCCGTCAGACTTCTGCCTAAAGAGACAGCTTTGGCTATGACCAGAGAGAGGAGCACAAAAGAGTGCGAAAGCATTGACCTGGAGGATGACTCACCCCATCCGCAAAGTTTGCCCTGGACACCCAAACGTTTGTTGTCCCACCTGAGCCACGACGGAAGCAATCTCCACACCCCAGTCAAGAGGAGACCATCTCTGTCCTCTTATCAAGCTCGAACTGAATGCTTCAAAACTCCAGAGAAGGGGAATGAGAGTGCACCAAGTCCTCAGTTCGCTGGGGCTAAATCTCTGTACAGCATTGACCTGACTTCAACTCTGGGTTGTTTGGTCAGGAAGCAGGTGAAAGGAGACCCTAAGCTGCATGTGCTTTCAGATGTAGAGAGCCATTGCTTGACCACTGTAGAGAAAAGACAGCCTTCATTCTATTGCAATCTGCGCCAGAGACCTGTCAACTTTCCTTTGACCTTTAAAGAACATTCTTCAAAATACTGTCATCAGTATAAATTCAATAGGAGGCAAAAGTCAGAGTTCATTGCCTATGTAAATACTGGACTTAACAAAGCGAGCAGGCACTTGTTAAGGTCAATGAAAAGGTGCAGTGTAAAACTGAACCCCTTGACAAAGGCTGACTTACATAAGTGGATGCCATCAAGGAACAATGTCAAAGTGGTTCTGAAACCACTTACCATTGAAGAAATTCATTTCTGGACTAAGCCAAAATCTAACAACCAAATACAGGCATCTTTTAAATATGTCCAACCAGAAGCCCTGTTTCCAAAGGGATTCAGTTTAAAGGCTCCAGCCTTAACACAGGTATTGGGTTTACAAACCAAAAGCAGACAAGGACAGAGAAAGTCCAACTACATATTTGTAGACAGTATGTCAGAGAGGGACATTAATAAGAGTGTGTTACTTAAAAGTTTACTATCTGATGCAGAGACTGAAAATGTTCCCACAACTGTATCGCCCATAGTACCCAGAGAAACAGGTTATGTACCAAGTGGTTCTTCATTACAGATTCCTGTAGCTCAACCTTCAAAGCAGTGTGGTGGCTCCCAGGGCAAAATGTTCTACTTACCTGATATAACAAATCTAAATGTTGACCGTGATAAAGTGAAAACTCGCCTCTGTTTTGAGCCATTCAATTCATTGGGTAACCCAAATACTATTCCTAGGGATCATTTCAAAATCAAGCAGTTGTCGAAATCTACAATTAGCTTAAATACATTACCTAGATCTTCAGATAGTCTCAAAACTATTTCCAGACCTTGTCATCTCAATACTTTTACAAGATCTTCAGATCACTTTTTAACCTTACCTTCAGGCAGCCCCAATTCATCAGCAACTTTTGGTCATTCCAATGTTCAAAAGTCCATGAAGAATACAGCAATGTATTCTGGTGTCAAGGATGTTTGTATTAGAATAGCTCCTGAAGGAGAAATGATTCATCCTATCAACACAACCCCTGACAGAAATGTCAAAAGTGGCAAG GCTTTTCAAGCCAACAAATTAAAACGTTGTACCAAACATTCGCCTGACAAGGCTCTTCAAGCCAACAAATTAAAACGTACCAAACATTCGCCTGACAAGGCTCTTCAATGTCCCAGCATCCCTTCACCTTTTCAGATCAAAATAAGCTGCCACAGAGATAACGAGCTTCCCCCACAATATACTTCAACCTTAGTTTGCAAACTCTATGATGCAGTTTTCCCCAAGATATCTAAACCTGTTATGTGCAGCCCTCTGTTTCAAGATACACTAAGCATGATAAAACCTCCATCTTGCTGA
- the LOC106077577 gene encoding uncharacterized protein LOC106077577 isoform X6, whose protein sequence is MDQISNIAELCGSMSTSLARSLYYNPRMAANRLLENWLSRNFKGEIVGSWCKKISGVKDWIVCSYCKTMVNITPGYESLRKHALTQKHIKKKKKISTLKAAKKHTHLESIRRDPTLSWCRQIYGLKNMVLCLYCRKALPSDDLTCLRGHALSDRHQLRTKLLEHKSLRVKPKVTVKPRYHPTAPVCDEVKYSLCLEAFPNQLSSLSCNGLNSSSDVKQADKLSEECKESMSSYTSCYVPLIPLSVQEWTPIAPRSSSCLAQPRIKQGSSLPEVFMCFYCHREFTSTSDLQAHLFICQDMRKCWKPPQQPSDVYIEPSVDAFMASVRLLPKETALAMTRERSTKECESIDLEDDSPHPQSLPWTPKRLLSHLSHDGSNLHTPVKRRPSLSSYQARTECFKTPEKGNESAPSPQFAGAKSLYSIDLTSTLGCLVRKQVKGDPKLHVLSDVESHCLTTVEKRQPSFYCNLRQRPVNFPLTFKEHSSKYCHQYKFNRRQKSEFIAYVNTGLNKASRHLLRSMKRCSVKLNPLTKADLHKWMPSRNNVKVVLKPLTIEEIHFWTKPKSNNQIQASFKYVQPEALFPKGFSLKAPALTQVLGLQTKSRQGQRKSNYIFVDSMSERDINKSVLLKSLLSDAETENVPTTVSPIVPRETGYVPSGSSLQIPVAQPSKQCGGSQGKMFYLPDITNLNVDRDKVKTRLCFEPFNSLGNPNTIPRDHFKIKQLSKSTISLNTLPRSSDSLKTISRPCHLNTFTRSSDHFLTLPSGSPNSSATFGHSNVQKSMKNTAMYSGVKDVCIRIAPEGEMIHPINTTPDRNVKSGKAFQANKLKRCTKHSPDKALQCPSIPSPFQIKISCHRDNELPPQYTSTLVCKLYDAVFPKISKPVMCSPLFQDTLSMIKPPSC, encoded by the exons AATGGCGGCAAATAGACTACTGGAGAATTGGCTATCCAGAAACTTCAAGGGGGAGATAGTTGGATCTTGGTGTAAAAAAATAAGTGGAGTAAAAGACTGGATAGTTTGTTCCTATTGTAAGACCATGGTAAACATTACACCTGGCTATGAATCATTGCGGAAGCATGCTCTCACACAAAAGCatatcaagaaaaagaaaaaaatatcaacattaaaag ctgccaAGAAACACACACATCTAGAAAGTATTAGAAGAGACCCAACATTGTCCTGGTGTCGACAGATCTATGGCTTAAAGAATATGGTTCTTTGCCTTTACTGTCGCAAAGCACTTCCATCTGATGATCTTACTTGTCTCAGGGGACATGCTCTATCAGACAGACATCAGCTAAGAACAAAACTACTGGAGCACAAATCACTGA GAGTGAAGCCTAAGGTAACTGTCAAGCCAAGGTACCATCCGACTGCTCCAGTATGTGATGAAGTCAAGTATTCTCTGTGTTTGGAAGCATTTCCTAACCAACTCTCAAGTCTAAGTTGTAATGGATTAAACTCTTCATCAG ATGTGAAGCAGGCTGACAAACTAAGTGAGGAGTGTAAGGAATCCATGAGCTCTTATACAAGTTGTTATGTCCCTTTGATTCCACTCTCTGTGCAAGAGTGGACTCCA ATTGCACCCAGATCTTCCAGTTGTTTAGCTCAACCAAGGATTAAACAAGGTA GTTCTCTTCCAGAAGTCTTCATGTGTTTTTACTGTCATCGGGAGTTTACTTCTACCTCTGACCTTCAGGCCCACTTATTTATCTGTCAAGACATGAGAAAATGCTGGAAACCTCCCCAGCAACCATCGGACGTTTACATTGAGCCTTCTGTAGATGCCTTCATGGCCTCCGTCAGACTTCTGCCTAAAGAGACAGCTTTGGCTATGACCAGAGAGAGGAGCACAAAAGAGTGCGAAAGCATTGACCTGGAGGATGACTCACCCCATCCGCAAAGTTTGCCCTGGACACCCAAACGTTTGTTGTCCCACCTGAGCCACGACGGAAGCAATCTCCACACCCCAGTCAAGAGGAGACCATCTCTGTCCTCTTATCAAGCTCGAACTGAATGCTTCAAAACTCCAGAGAAGGGGAATGAGAGTGCACCAAGTCCTCAGTTCGCTGGGGCTAAATCTCTGTACAGCATTGACCTGACTTCAACTCTGGGTTGTTTGGTCAGGAAGCAGGTGAAAGGAGACCCTAAGCTGCATGTGCTTTCAGATGTAGAGAGCCATTGCTTGACCACTGTAGAGAAAAGACAGCCTTCATTCTATTGCAATCTGCGCCAGAGACCTGTCAACTTTCCTTTGACCTTTAAAGAACATTCTTCAAAATACTGTCATCAGTATAAATTCAATAGGAGGCAAAAGTCAGAGTTCATTGCCTATGTAAATACTGGACTTAACAAAGCGAGCAGGCACTTGTTAAGGTCAATGAAAAGGTGCAGTGTAAAACTGAACCCCTTGACAAAGGCTGACTTACATAAGTGGATGCCATCAAGGAACAATGTCAAAGTGGTTCTGAAACCACTTACCATTGAAGAAATTCATTTCTGGACTAAGCCAAAATCTAACAACCAAATACAGGCATCTTTTAAATATGTCCAACCAGAAGCCCTGTTTCCAAAGGGATTCAGTTTAAAGGCTCCAGCCTTAACACAGGTATTGGGTTTACAAACCAAAAGCAGACAAGGACAGAGAAAGTCCAACTACATATTTGTAGACAGTATGTCAGAGAGGGACATTAATAAGAGTGTGTTACTTAAAAGTTTACTATCTGATGCAGAGACTGAAAATGTTCCCACAACTGTATCGCCCATAGTACCCAGAGAAACAGGTTATGTACCAAGTGGTTCTTCATTACAGATTCCTGTAGCTCAACCTTCAAAGCAGTGTGGTGGCTCCCAGGGCAAAATGTTCTACTTACCTGATATAACAAATCTAAATGTTGACCGTGATAAAGTGAAAACTCGCCTCTGTTTTGAGCCATTCAATTCATTGGGTAACCCAAATACTATTCCTAGGGATCATTTCAAAATCAAGCAGTTGTCGAAATCTACAATTAGCTTAAATACATTACCTAGATCTTCAGATAGTCTCAAAACTATTTCCAGACCTTGTCATCTCAATACTTTTACAAGATCTTCAGATCACTTTTTAACCTTACCTTCAGGCAGCCCCAATTCATCAGCAACTTTTGGTCATTCCAATGTTCAAAAGTCCATGAAGAATACAGCAATGTATTCTGGTGTCAAGGATGTTTGTATTAGAATAGCTCCTGAAGGAGAAATGATTCATCCTATCAACACAACCCCTGACAGAAATGTCAAAAGTGGCAAG GCTTTTCAAGCCAACAAATTAAAACGTTGTACCAAACATTCGCCTGACAAG GCTCTTCAATGTCCCAGCATCCCTTCACCTTTTCAGATCAAAATAAGCTGCCACAGAGATAACGAGCTTCCCCCACAATATACTTCAACCTTAGTTTGCAAACTCTATGATGCAGTTTTCCCCAAGATATCTAAACCTGTTATGTGCAGCCCTCTGTTTCAAGATACACTAAGCATGATAAAACCTCCATCTTGCTGA
- the LOC106077577 gene encoding uncharacterized protein LOC106077577 isoform X5: MAANRLLENWLSRNFKGEIVGSWCKKISGVKDWIVCSYCKTMVNITPGYESLRKHALTQKHIKKKKKISTLKAAKKHTHLESIRRDPTLSWCRQIYGLKNMVLCLYCRKALPSDDLTCLRGHALSDRHQLRTKLLEHKSLRVKPKVTVKPRYHPTAPVCDEVKYSLCLEAFPNQLSSLSCNGLNSSSDVKQADKLSEECKESMSSYTSCYVPLIPLSVQEWTPIAPRSSSCLAQPRIKQGSSLPEVFMCFYCHREFTSTSDLQAHLFICQDMRKCWKPPQQPSDVYIEPSVDAFMASVRLLPKETALAMTRERSTKECESIDLEDDSPHPQSLPWTPKRLLSHLSHDGSNLHTPVKRRPSLSSYQARTECFKTPEKGNESAPSPQFAGAKSLYSIDLTSTLGCLVRKQVKGDPKLHVLSDVESHCLTTVEKRQPSFYCNLRQRPVNFPLTFKEHSSKYCHQYKFNRRQKSEFIAYVNTGLNKASRHLLRSMKRCSVKLNPLTKADLHKWMPSRNNVKVVLKPLTIEEIHFWTKPKSNNQIQASFKYVQPEALFPKGFSLKAPALTQVLGLQTKSRQGQRKSNYIFVDSMSERDINKSVLLKSLLSDAETENVPTTVSPIVPRETGYVPSGSSLQIPVAQPSKQCGGSQGKMFYLPDITNLNVDRDKVKTRLCFEPFNSLGNPNTIPRDHFKIKQLSKSTISLNTLPRSSDSLKTISRPCHLNTFTRSSDHFLTLPSGSPNSSATFGHSNVQKSMKNTAMYSGVKDVCIRIAPEGEMIHPINTTPDRNVKSGKAFQANKLKRTKHSPDKAFQANKLKRCTKHSPDKALQANKLKRTKHSPDKALQCPSIPSPFQIKISCHRDNELPPQYTSTLVCKLYDAVFPKISKPVMCSPLFQDTLSMIKPPSC, encoded by the exons ATGGCGGCAAATAGACTACTGGAGAATTGGCTATCCAGAAACTTCAAGGGGGAGATAGTTGGATCTTGGTGTAAAAAAATAAGTGGAGTAAAAGACTGGATAGTTTGTTCCTATTGTAAGACCATGGTAAACATTACACCTGGCTATGAATCATTGCGGAAGCATGCTCTCACACAAAAGCatatcaagaaaaagaaaaaaatatcaacattaaaag ctgccaAGAAACACACACATCTAGAAAGTATTAGAAGAGACCCAACATTGTCCTGGTGTCGACAGATCTATGGCTTAAAGAATATGGTTCTTTGCCTTTACTGTCGCAAAGCACTTCCATCTGATGATCTTACTTGTCTCAGGGGACATGCTCTATCAGACAGACATCAGCTAAGAACAAAACTACTGGAGCACAAATCACTGA GAGTGAAGCCTAAGGTAACTGTCAAGCCAAGGTACCATCCGACTGCTCCAGTATGTGATGAAGTCAAGTATTCTCTGTGTTTGGAAGCATTTCCTAACCAACTCTCAAGTCTAAGTTGTAATGGATTAAACTCTTCATCAG ATGTGAAGCAGGCTGACAAACTAAGTGAGGAGTGTAAGGAATCCATGAGCTCTTATACAAGTTGTTATGTCCCTTTGATTCCACTCTCTGTGCAAGAGTGGACTCCA ATTGCACCCAGATCTTCCAGTTGTTTAGCTCAACCAAGGATTAAACAAGGTA GTTCTCTTCCAGAAGTCTTCATGTGTTTTTACTGTCATCGGGAGTTTACTTCTACCTCTGACCTTCAGGCCCACTTATTTATCTGTCAAGACATGAGAAAATGCTGGAAACCTCCCCAGCAACCATCGGACGTTTACATTGAGCCTTCTGTAGATGCCTTCATGGCCTCCGTCAGACTTCTGCCTAAAGAGACAGCTTTGGCTATGACCAGAGAGAGGAGCACAAAAGAGTGCGAAAGCATTGACCTGGAGGATGACTCACCCCATCCGCAAAGTTTGCCCTGGACACCCAAACGTTTGTTGTCCCACCTGAGCCACGACGGAAGCAATCTCCACACCCCAGTCAAGAGGAGACCATCTCTGTCCTCTTATCAAGCTCGAACTGAATGCTTCAAAACTCCAGAGAAGGGGAATGAGAGTGCACCAAGTCCTCAGTTCGCTGGGGCTAAATCTCTGTACAGCATTGACCTGACTTCAACTCTGGGTTGTTTGGTCAGGAAGCAGGTGAAAGGAGACCCTAAGCTGCATGTGCTTTCAGATGTAGAGAGCCATTGCTTGACCACTGTAGAGAAAAGACAGCCTTCATTCTATTGCAATCTGCGCCAGAGACCTGTCAACTTTCCTTTGACCTTTAAAGAACATTCTTCAAAATACTGTCATCAGTATAAATTCAATAGGAGGCAAAAGTCAGAGTTCATTGCCTATGTAAATACTGGACTTAACAAAGCGAGCAGGCACTTGTTAAGGTCAATGAAAAGGTGCAGTGTAAAACTGAACCCCTTGACAAAGGCTGACTTACATAAGTGGATGCCATCAAGGAACAATGTCAAAGTGGTTCTGAAACCACTTACCATTGAAGAAATTCATTTCTGGACTAAGCCAAAATCTAACAACCAAATACAGGCATCTTTTAAATATGTCCAACCAGAAGCCCTGTTTCCAAAGGGATTCAGTTTAAAGGCTCCAGCCTTAACACAGGTATTGGGTTTACAAACCAAAAGCAGACAAGGACAGAGAAAGTCCAACTACATATTTGTAGACAGTATGTCAGAGAGGGACATTAATAAGAGTGTGTTACTTAAAAGTTTACTATCTGATGCAGAGACTGAAAATGTTCCCACAACTGTATCGCCCATAGTACCCAGAGAAACAGGTTATGTACCAAGTGGTTCTTCATTACAGATTCCTGTAGCTCAACCTTCAAAGCAGTGTGGTGGCTCCCAGGGCAAAATGTTCTACTTACCTGATATAACAAATCTAAATGTTGACCGTGATAAAGTGAAAACTCGCCTCTGTTTTGAGCCATTCAATTCATTGGGTAACCCAAATACTATTCCTAGGGATCATTTCAAAATCAAGCAGTTGTCGAAATCTACAATTAGCTTAAATACATTACCTAGATCTTCAGATAGTCTCAAAACTATTTCCAGACCTTGTCATCTCAATACTTTTACAAGATCTTCAGATCACTTTTTAACCTTACCTTCAGGCAGCCCCAATTCATCAGCAACTTTTGGTCATTCCAATGTTCAAAAGTCCATGAAGAATACAGCAATGTATTCTGGTGTCAAGGATGTTTGTATTAGAATAGCTCCTGAAGGAGAAATGATTCATCCTATCAACACAACCCCTGACAGAAATGTCAAAAGTGGCAAGGCTTTTCAAGCCAACAAATTAAAACGTACCAAACATTCGCCTGACAAGGCTTTTCAAGCCAACAAATTAAAACGTTGTACCAAACATTCGCCTGACAAGGCTCTTCAAGCCAACAAATTAAAACGTACCAAACATTCGCCTGACAAGGCTCTTCAATGTCCCAGCATCCCTTCACCTTTTCAGATCAAAATAAGCTGCCACAGAGATAACGAGCTTCCCCCACAATATACTTCAACCTTAGTTTGCAAACTCTATGATGCAGTTTTCCCCAAGATATCTAAACCTGTTATGTGCAGCCCTCTGTTTCAAGATACACTAAGCATGATAAAACCTCCATCTTGCTGA